The alpha proteobacterium U9-1i genome includes a region encoding these proteins:
- a CDS encoding ompA family protein, translated as MYFEWDRSNLNQAALETIDAAVARARQCNVGGVVVVGHTDTSGSPTYNQGLSERRASVVRDALVARGIGAGSITAQARGESDLARATRDGVREPLNRRTAVTISFR; from the coding sequence GTGTACTTCGAGTGGGATCGCTCGAACCTCAACCAAGCGGCGCTTGAAACGATTGACGCGGCTGTTGCGCGTGCACGTCAGTGCAACGTCGGCGGCGTGGTTGTTGTGGGCCACACGGATACGTCTGGTTCGCCGACGTATAACCAAGGTCTGTCGGAGCGTCGTGCTTCGGTGGTTCGCGATGCGCTGGTGGCGCGTGGCATTGGCGCCGGCTCGATCACAGCGCAAGCGCGCGGTGAATCGGATCTGGCCCGTGCGACCCGTGACGGCGTGCGTGAGCCTCTGAACCGCCGTACCGCGGTGACGATCTCCTTCCGCTAA
- a CDS encoding arginine N-succinyltransferase, with protein sequence MTTPAYVIRPAGPADIESFKQLREIAGAGFTSLMLDDAAMAAKLALSEASFASAAATPGTERYFMALEHVESGVLAGCCGVKATIGATPPFFNFRVIREAQSSRVVERRFDMDILIGVNDFTGCTEVGSLFVRPEHRAAGVGRALAQSRYMLMAAQRERFHDQVVSELRGVVSADGVSPFWEAVGRHFFKMDFSEADKLSATTDNQFILDLMPQHPIYVNLLPESARAVIGQCHKDGEGARRLLEWEGFSFGSVVDIFDGGPLMTAPRDHIRTVREAKRVRLAAHADFASPRRALIAAPAIKGFRCTPVRAEIAGEIARVSPAALKALRLEDGQDALAWVDNEG encoded by the coding sequence ATGACAACGCCCGCTTACGTCATCCGTCCTGCTGGTCCCGCTGACATCGAAAGCTTCAAGCAACTGCGTGAGATCGCGGGCGCAGGGTTCACAAGCTTGATGCTGGACGATGCCGCCATGGCGGCGAAACTCGCGTTGTCAGAAGCGAGCTTCGCTTCCGCGGCGGCTACACCCGGAACCGAACGCTATTTCATGGCGCTGGAACACGTCGAAAGTGGCGTGCTGGCCGGTTGTTGCGGTGTGAAGGCGACCATTGGTGCGACCCCGCCGTTCTTCAATTTCCGCGTTATCCGCGAAGCGCAATCCTCGCGCGTCGTCGAACGCCGCTTCGACATGGACATACTGATCGGCGTCAATGACTTCACTGGCTGCACCGAAGTCGGATCATTGTTTGTTCGTCCGGAGCACCGCGCCGCCGGCGTTGGCCGCGCGCTCGCCCAGAGCCGCTACATGCTGATGGCCGCGCAGCGCGAGCGCTTCCATGACCAAGTGGTGTCGGAGCTGCGCGGTGTCGTCTCCGCGGATGGCGTGTCGCCGTTTTGGGAGGCGGTGGGGCGGCATTTCTTCAAGATGGATTTCTCGGAGGCAGACAAGCTCAGCGCCACCACCGACAATCAGTTCATTCTCGATCTCATGCCGCAGCATCCGATCTACGTGAACCTGTTGCCCGAGAGCGCGCGCGCCGTCATTGGGCAATGCCACAAGGATGGCGAAGGCGCGCGGCGCTTGCTTGAGTGGGAAGGCTTCAGCTTTGGCTCCGTGGTGGACATCTTCGATGGCGGCCCTCTGATGACGGCGCCGCGCGATCACATCCGCACCGTGCGCGAGGCCAAGCGCGTGCGTCTCGCCGCGCACGCGGACTTCGCCAGCCCACGCCGCGCCTTGATCGCCGCGCCGGCGATCAAGGGCTTTCGCTGCACGCCGGTGCGCGCCGAGATCGCCGGCGAGATCGCGCGCGTTTCTCCGGCGGCGCTCAAGGCGCTGCGTTTGGAAGACGGACAGGACGCATTGGCGTGGGTCGACAATGAAGGGTGA
- a CDS encoding outer membrane protein A precursor, translating to MSSKLKRTLALAALMTGAAGVANATEGWYGRADAGYSVDGSFENDSTGYAWGDGNFENDWSQHLGLGYAFANGFRLEGELGHRFNEIEPTATIDRGGDVHAYTGMLNLFYDFARGSRFEPYLGLGVGMARVNVSQHDDTPPPLFTVNDEDSVLAYQGLAGVAIGLTERLDLDIGYRYLVANSAELVSLEPASTSHEGDYTPPSGDGWSALAVCGCGSAATAAAATPAASASAAASAGSGCMPDVGIRCVLRVGSLEPQPSGA from the coding sequence ATGAGCTCAAAATTGAAGCGAACACTCGCGCTCGCGGCGTTGATGACCGGCGCTGCCGGCGTCGCCAACGCCACTGAGGGTTGGTACGGCCGGGCCGACGCCGGCTATTCCGTCGATGGCAGTTTCGAAAACGACTCCACCGGTTACGCCTGGGGAGACGGCAATTTCGAGAACGATTGGAGCCAGCATCTCGGGCTGGGCTACGCGTTCGCGAACGGCTTCCGCCTCGAAGGCGAACTCGGCCACCGCTTCAACGAAATCGAGCCGACCGCCACCATCGATCGTGGCGGGGACGTGCACGCCTACACCGGCATGCTCAACCTGTTTTATGATTTCGCCCGTGGCAGCCGCTTCGAGCCGTACCTCGGCCTCGGCGTCGGCATGGCGCGCGTAAACGTATCGCAGCACGATGATACGCCGCCGCCGCTCTTCACCGTGAACGACGAAGACTCCGTGCTGGCCTATCAAGGCCTCGCAGGCGTTGCGATCGGTCTGACCGAGCGCCTGGACCTCGATATTGGCTATCGCTATCTCGTCGCCAACAGCGCGGAGCTGGTCTCGCTCGAGCCCGCGTCCACGTCGCACGAAGGCGATTACACGCCACCAAGCGGTGACGGTTGGTCTGCGTTGGCAGTTTGCGGGTGCGGCTCCGCCGCCACCGCCGCCGCCGCCACCCCCGCCGCCTCCGCCTCCGCCGCCGCCTCCGCCGGTTCAGGCTGCATGCCCGACGTCGGAATTCGTTGTGTACTTCGAGTGGGATCGCTCGAACCTCAACCAAGCGGCGCTTGA
- a CDS encoding succinylglutamic semialdehyde dehydrogenase, whose product MKGELYISGVWREGGGERFASYDPATGDRMWEGRAATAADVADAMKAARSAFRAWSRLPLDERLAIVRAYAKALESRACALAEIISRETGKIGWDARGEVQAMIGKIEISIRAQAERAGAREEKAAFGAMTLSHHAHGVLAVFGPFNFPGHLPNGHIVPALLAGNCVVFKPSELTPGVAALMVEAWTEAGLPAGVLNLVQGARETGAALLDAPGLNGVLFTGSAETGALIHRKFAGRPDVVLALELGGNNALIVWPPFDVKAAVNLVVHSAYATSGQRCSCARRLIIPAGAEGDALLVALKDLISQIAVGAAAQTPEPFMGPLINAHSAERAMAFEARLSGLGGKPIVPLRRDGAFVHPGLIDVSDVETPDEELFGPLLQVRRARTFDEALDFANDTRFGLAGGLISDDPTLWARVRQELRAGVLNWNRPTTGASGAMPFGGPGLSGSLRPSAYYAADYVAYPVATQLSEKAVAVPAPGLPA is encoded by the coding sequence ATGAAGGGTGAACTCTACATTAGCGGCGTGTGGCGTGAAGGCGGCGGCGAGCGCTTCGCCTCTTACGATCCCGCCACCGGAGATCGTATGTGGGAGGGCCGCGCCGCGACCGCGGCGGATGTTGCCGACGCCATGAAGGCGGCGCGCTCGGCGTTTCGCGCTTGGTCTCGTCTGCCCTTGGACGAACGGCTCGCTATCGTGCGCGCTTACGCCAAGGCGCTCGAGAGCAGGGCATGTGCACTCGCCGAGATCATCAGCCGCGAAACCGGCAAGATCGGTTGGGATGCGCGCGGCGAAGTGCAGGCGATGATCGGCAAGATCGAAATATCGATCCGTGCGCAAGCCGAGCGCGCCGGCGCGCGGGAGGAGAAGGCCGCCTTCGGCGCGATGACGCTTTCGCACCACGCCCACGGCGTGCTCGCGGTGTTCGGTCCATTTAACTTCCCCGGTCATTTGCCGAATGGCCACATTGTGCCGGCGCTGCTGGCGGGCAATTGCGTGGTCTTCAAACCAAGCGAACTCACACCTGGCGTCGCCGCGCTCATGGTGGAAGCATGGACCGAGGCGGGCTTGCCGGCGGGCGTGTTGAACCTCGTGCAAGGCGCCCGCGAAACCGGTGCGGCGTTACTGGATGCGCCGGGCTTGAACGGGGTATTGTTCACCGGCTCCGCTGAAACGGGCGCGCTCATCCATCGCAAGTTTGCTGGTCGCCCCGACGTCGTGCTGGCGTTGGAGCTTGGCGGCAACAACGCATTGATTGTCTGGCCACCGTTCGATGTGAAAGCCGCCGTCAACCTCGTCGTGCATTCCGCTTACGCCACCAGCGGCCAGCGTTGCTCGTGCGCGCGACGCCTTATCATTCCCGCCGGCGCTGAGGGCGACGCCTTGCTGGTGGCGCTGAAGGATCTGATCAGCCAAATCGCGGTCGGCGCAGCGGCGCAAACGCCCGAGCCGTTCATGGGGCCGCTCATCAATGCGCACTCGGCAGAACGCGCAATGGCGTTCGAGGCGCGTTTATCTGGTCTTGGTGGCAAACCGATCGTCCCGCTCCGGCGTGACGGCGCATTTGTGCATCCGGGTTTGATCGACGTGAGCGACGTCGAGACGCCCGACGAAGAACTGTTCGGCCCGTTGCTGCAAGTTCGACGTGCGCGGACTTTTGATGAAGCGCTCGATTTCGCCAACGACACACGCTTCGGCTTGGCGGGCGGACTGATCAGCGACGATCCCACGCTTTGGGCGCGCGTGCGCCAAGAGTTGCGAGCCGGCGTGTTGAATTGGAATCGTCCCACGACCGGCGCGTCAGGCGCGATGCCCTTTGGCGGCCCGGGCCTGTCCGGTTCGTTGCGGCCAAGCGCGTACTACGCGGCGGACTACGTGGCCTATCCGGTGGCGACCCAGCTCTCGGAGAAAGCCGTTGCCGTTCCGGCGCCCGGCTTGCCGGCATGA
- a CDS encoding carboxypeptidase G2 precursor (bll3749) yields the protein MSAPPETAGRSYWGAGVQDVLNDLDSQAEMIVTRTEAWAQINSGSYERAGLDRMAGLLADAFAVLPGEISDVALRPSQRVRADGELIETGHAAAIRIRVRPDAPIQIALTGHYDTVFPAAHAFQNVWRAEGALRGPGVADMKGGLSLMLAALQAFEAATGDKRVGYEVLMSPDEEIGSPASATLLAELGARAHVGMTYEPAMADGSIVSWRKGSGNFSLAFRGRAAHVGRAFQDGRNAVMAAAETAIALSALNGQREGVTLNVGAIDGGGAVNVVPERAVLRFNVRAPDAESAQWADGEIRRIAADTSKRDGVSAHLHGGITRPPKPLTPQQETMLGWVRRAGHALGVEIGAKPSGGVCEGNNLAAAGCPNIDTLGPCGGGLHSGQEFALISSFAERAKLSFLMLDAINSGAFDVRSLRA from the coding sequence ATGTCGGCCCCTCCCGAAACCGCCGGCCGCTCCTATTGGGGCGCCGGGGTCCAAGATGTTCTGAACGACCTCGACAGTCAGGCTGAAATGATCGTGACGCGCACCGAAGCGTGGGCGCAGATCAATTCGGGCTCCTACGAGCGCGCCGGACTCGACCGTATGGCCGGACTGCTTGCCGATGCGTTCGCAGTGCTGCCAGGGGAAATCAGCGATGTCGCGCTGCGGCCCAGTCAGCGCGTCCGCGCTGATGGTGAACTGATCGAAACCGGACACGCCGCCGCGATTCGCATCCGTGTTCGTCCAGACGCCCCAATCCAGATCGCTCTCACCGGCCATTACGACACCGTGTTTCCCGCCGCCCACGCATTTCAGAACGTCTGGCGCGCGGAGGGTGCGTTGCGTGGTCCTGGCGTCGCCGACATGAAAGGCGGCCTCTCGCTCATGCTGGCCGCGCTGCAGGCGTTTGAGGCAGCGACGGGCGACAAGCGCGTCGGCTACGAAGTGCTGATGAGCCCAGACGAGGAAATCGGCTCGCCCGCGAGTGCGACGCTCCTCGCTGAACTCGGCGCCCGCGCACATGTTGGCATGACATACGAGCCGGCCATGGCGGATGGCAGCATCGTCAGCTGGCGCAAAGGCAGTGGCAATTTCAGTCTCGCATTCCGCGGGCGCGCCGCGCATGTCGGCCGTGCGTTCCAAGACGGCCGCAACGCCGTGATGGCCGCCGCAGAAACCGCGATCGCGCTCTCAGCGCTCAACGGCCAACGCGAAGGTGTAACGCTCAATGTCGGCGCCATAGACGGCGGCGGCGCTGTCAATGTCGTGCCTGAGCGGGCGGTGCTACGCTTCAATGTGCGCGCGCCGGATGCCGAAAGCGCCCAATGGGCCGACGGAGAAATTAGGCGCATCGCCGCCGACACCAGCAAGCGTGACGGCGTCAGTGCGCATCTGCACGGCGGCATCACGCGTCCGCCAAAGCCGCTGACGCCTCAGCAGGAAACGATGCTGGGTTGGGTGCGGCGGGCCGGCCACGCGCTGGGCGTGGAGATTGGCGCGAAGCCTTCGGGCGGGGTGTGCGAAGGCAACAACCTCGCCGCCGCCGGCTGCCCGAACATCGACACGTTGGGCCCATGCGGTGGCGGCCTCCATTCCGGTCAAGAATTCGCCCTCATTTCCAGCTTCGCCGAGCGCGCCAAACTTTCTTTCCTAATGCTCGACGCCATCAATAGCGGCGCCTTTGACGTGCGGAGCCTGCGCGCATGA